The sequence below is a genomic window from Pseudomonas cannabina.
CATTCGATGTCATGGTGGCCGCAGCACGCAAGCTGGCTCACGAGCTGGATGGCGAACTGAAAGATGATCAGCGCAGTGTCATGACCGCGCAGACCATCGAGCACTATCGCCAGCGCATCGTTGAATTCGAGCGCCGTGCGCTGACCCAGCGTCGCGGATAAGCGCTTTCTTGCGCCGCTCCCTGACTGAAATCGCGCCCTGGCGCGCTTTCAAGGGGAGCCGGAGCGCAGCAGAACAGAACCAACAGATGAGCAGCCTCGGCTGCTTTTTTGCTTTTTGAGAGAACACCCTTATGAAGGCCGTCGAAACCCGAATCCTCGAACTGCGTGCAGAGCTGGATCAGCACAACTACCGCTATCACGTTCTGGATGAGCCAAGCATCCCGGATGTCGAGTACGACCGCCTGTTCCACGAGCTCAAGGCCCTTGAGGCAGAAAACCCGCATCTGGTCACGCCGGATTCGCCGACCCAGCGGGTCGGCAGCGCCGCGTTGTCGGCGTTCACTCAGGTGCGTCACGAAATGCCGATGCTCAGCCTGGGCAACGCCTTCGAAGAAAACGACCTGCGCGAGTTCGACCGCCGGGTGACCGAGGGGCTGGACTTGCCTGCTGGCGATCTGTTCGGCGCGGGCAGCACGGTCGAGTACAGTTGCGAACCCAAGCTGGACGGTCTGGCGGTCAGCCTGCTGTATCGCGACGGGGCGCTGGTGCGCGGCGCCACGCGAGGGGACGGCACGACCGGCGAAGACATCAGCGTCAATGTGCGCACGGTGCGCAACATTCCGCTCAAGCTGCAAGGCAAGGGCTGGCCGGAGGTGCTGGAAGTGCGCGGCGAAGTGTTCATGTCCAAGGCCGGTTTCGAGCGGCTCAACGCCAGCCAGCTGGAAGTCGGTGGCAAGACCTTTGCCAACCCGCGTAACGCAGCGGCTGGCAGCCTGCGCCAACTGGACTCGAAGATCACCGCCAACCGCCCGCTGGAATTCTGCTGCTACGGTCTGGGTCAGACCTCGGCAGAAATCGCCGACACTCACATCGGCGTGCTGAACGCGCTGAAGAAGTGGGGCATGCCAGTCAGTCGCGAGCTGAAACTGGCGAATGGCGTCGAGGAGTGTCTGGCCTATTACAAAGACATTGGCGAACGACGCCTGTCGCTCAGCTACGAGATCGATGGCGTGGTGTTCAAGGTCAACAGCCTGGCCGCTCAGCGCGAGCTGGGTTTTCGTGCCCGTGAGCCGCGCTGGGCGATTGCGCACAAATTCCCGGCCATGGAAGAACTGACCGAACTGCTGGACGTTGAGTTTCAGGTAGGCCGCACCGGTGCCGTGACGCCGGTTGCGCGTCTCAAGCCGGTCAAGGTGGCCGGCGTCATGGTCGCCAACGCCACGCTGCACAACATGGACGAAGTGGCGCGGCTGGGGCTGATGATCGGCGATACCGTGATCATTCGTCGCGCTGGCGATGTGATTCCGCAGGTGGTGCAGGTGGTTGCCGAGCGCCGTCCGCAAACCGCGAAGCCGGTCGAAGTGCCGCAGACCTGCCCGGTGTGCGGCTCGCAGGTCGAGCGCACGCAGTTGGTCAAGCGCAGCAAGGGCAAGGAAACCATCAGCGAAGGCGCGGTGTACCGCTGCGTCGGGCGTCTGGCCTGCGGCGCGCAACTGAAACAGGCGATCATTCATTACGTGTCGCGTCGTGCCATGGACATCGAAGGCCTGGGCGACAAAACCATCGAGCAACTGGTCGATGAAAAGCTCATCGGCTCGCCTGCCGACCTGTACACGCTGAAATACGAACAGATCATCGATCTGGAAGGCTTCGCCGAAATCTCCAGCAACAAGCTGCTCAAGGCCATCGCCGACAGCAAACAGCCGACGCTGGCGCGCTTCATCTATGCGCTGGGCATCCCCGACGTCGGCGAAGAAACGGCCAAGGTGCTGGCGCGCTCGCTGGCGTCGCTGGATCGCGTGAAACAGGCATTGCCGGAAGTACTGACTTACCTGCCGGACATCGGTCTGGAAGTCGCCTACGAGATTCACAGCTTTTTCGAGGACGAGCACAACCGTAACGTTATTGACGCGCTGCTGGGCGAGTGCGGTCTGCAACTTCAGGATCAGGGCGAGCTGGGGGCCGAGTTTGCCGCCAGCACCACGCTGGAGGGGCTGATCGACAAGCTGCACATTCCATCGGTAGGGCCGGGCGCTGCGCAGAAGCTGGCCGAAAAGTTCGATACGCTGGAAGCCATCATCAGCGCCGACTGGCTGGACATGCGCCAGGCGCTGCCCGAGAAACAGGCCAAATCGGTCCGCGACTTCTTCGACGCCAACGCCAACGCCGAGCGCGCCCGCGCTATCGAAGCCCAATTGAAAGACTTCGGCATGCACTGGCGCAGCGAGAAAAAGGCCGTCGAAGGCTTGCCACTGGCGGGCCAGACCTGGGTGCTGACCGGAACGCTGGAACGCATGAGCCGCGACGTCGCCAAGGAAAAGCTCGAAAGCCTGGGTGCCAAGGTGTCCGGCTCGGTATCGGCCAAGACCCACACCGTCGTCGCAGGGCCCGGTGCTGGCTCGAAACTGACCAAAGCCAACGAACTGGGCCTGACCGTGCTGGATGAAGAGGCACTGCTCAAACGCCTGACCGAGCTGGGCGTGGCGGTTGATTGAGCAAGGCCGGTGGTGTATCACCGCTGAGCGCATGGTATAGGCACGAAAATTTCACCCAAGGCATTCGTAAGCTGGAGCGCTCTTTGTTATACACAAATCCTGAAGAGCCCTTGAGCGCGGCTTTCAGGCTTTTCCCCGCACGCGTGGGAGCGGACTTGTCCGCGAAAGGGCCGGTAAAGTCACCGGACATGTATCGTCTGAACTACCGCATTCGCGAACAAGCGAAGCGTCGGCCGATTCGCTCCCACGGCCTTCGGCCAGAATCTAAAGCAGGCTTGTGTATAACGCTGAGCGTTGGAACGATGATCTCAACTATCGTGCAATGCACCGTTTTAGCCCATAAAATCGCCGTCAACCCGGTCCGCGCATGCCGCCCGATAATATTTTGAACCCCTGAACCATCGGTATGATCTAGTCCATGCAAGGTCAACGGGAGATCACCATGTATCGCTTTTTCGAGCAATTGAGTTCACGCATTACCGCCCCATTTGGCGGCGAAACCAAACGTAACAGCAAGGTCTGGCAGTGCACCTGTGGCCAGTCGGTGTTTTTCCCCAATTCCCAATGCCTTGCCTGTTCGGCAGCGCTGGGCTACCTGCCAGAGCAGGGGCGGGTCGCGACACTCGAAGCGGGTCCGGCGCCGACCACCTGGCGCCTCAGTGACGAGCCGGGCGCAGGGCTGTATCGACGTTGCGCCAACCTCGATACACCTGCGGCCTGCAACTGGCTGTTCCCGGAGCACAATGCGGGTGAGTTCTGCGTCGCGTGCAGCCTGAATCGCACCATTCCCGACCTGTCGATTGCCGAAAACGGCGAGCGCTGGCGCAAGGTCGAAACGGCCAAGCGTCGTCTGGTCGCACAACTGATCTCCCTAGGGTTGCAAGTCATCCCCAAGAGCGTTGACGAAGAGACCGGCCTGGCCTTCGATTTTGTCGGCGTCGATCTGGAAGGCAAGCTGCCGACCACTGGCCACGCCAACGGCCTGATCACCCTGAACATCGAAGAAGCCGACGATGCGCACCGCGAAGCAATGCGTGTGCAGATGCACGAACCCTATCGCACCTTGCTCGGCCACTTCCGCCATGAAGTCGGCCACTACTATTGGGATCGGTTGATCGCCGATACCCGCTGGCAGGAGGGCTATCGCAACCTGTTCGGCGACGAGCGTGCCAGCTACGCCGATGCGCTCGATCACCACTACAAGAACGGTGCGCCCGACAACTGGCAGGAAAGCTTCGTCAGCGCATATGCCACCATGCACCCGTGGGAAGACTGGGCCGAAACCTGGGCTCACTACCTGCACATGATGGACGCGGTCGATACCGCGCTGGGTTTTGGCATGAGCGCCCGCGACATGGAACTCGACTATCAGCCATTCCCGCTGGATGTCCTCTACGATCCACAGCACCCCGGTGGGCCGGCCTTCCTGTCGTTCGTCAACGCCTGGATCGAGCTGGCCAGCATGCTCAACGAACTATCACGCAGCATGGGTCAGCCGGATTTCTACCCGTTTGTGCTGCCACCTGCAGTGATTGCCAAACTGCACTTCATCCATCTGGTGATTCAGGATACAGGCGGCAAGGCTGACGAAGTCTTGCAGGCTCAGTAACCGGTCGAGCGCCTGACACTCTGACGTGTCAGGCGCTTGTTCAATCTCCGCGTCACAGCTTCACAATCTCAAAGCGTCAGCACCAATCTGCGCTCGAAACCGATTCGCCCGCGGTACGCCTCTCCGGTATCCATCCAGCCCTGACCCGTATACAGCCCGATGGCAGCGCTGTTGTCTGCGTCCACCGATAACATCATGTGCGTGATGTCCGGCCATTTCAGCCTGAGTGCTGCCGGCAGTGCTTGCAGGCACGCCTTGCCCAGCCCTTTGCCCTGTTGGCGGTGATCGATCTGCAGCGCATGCAGCGTCGCCGCCAGTTCTTTCCCTGCCCAGTGTGGCAGGCAGTCGCCACGCTTGAGCAGGAAAAAGCCGACCGGTTTTTCATCCGCCAGAAGCACAAAGCCCCGCACGTTCGGACTGGGGTTGACCAGAAGGGTATTGAGCGCGGTATAGATGTCGCCGGAGAACTGCGTCTGTTCCCGCGTGACCTCCAGTTGGTCCAGTTGCTGGCGCTGGGTGTGGGTAAGGTCTTCGTAGCCGACCAATCGAGTCTGCATGAGCGACCTGCTGGCTGATGATTGTTGAGGCGGGCAGGGTACCTGATCGGCGCCGGGTGTTTCGAGGAATTGCCGCGCCACCGGCGAACGTCGACTCCCGTTTCAGCCCCTGCACACAAGTGCTTGAGCCCTATCGAAATTTTTATCCGGGGCAACGGTTGTAAACTCGCGCAAGACCGGTACAATGGCGCGGCTCGCCACTGGCGAGTGTCGTTATGGTGACCCCATCGGTCCCCCCGCAACGATTACCCGTGAACCTGGTCAGATCCGGAAGGAAGCAGCCACAGCGGGAACATTGTGTGCCGGGGTGTGGCTGGTGGGGGCACCACCTTAACGAGTCTTCAGTCGGTCCTCGACGCAGCAGCACCTTCAAATATTGCTCATTTTCTAACACTGTATGTTGTATTGCGTCTTCTGGCGTCCAATCAGAAGCCAAATCAAACTGAACCCTCACCCCCACACACCACCTAACCCCCTTACGCGTCGCTTGAAACCGTTTTACGGCAAGGGGCAATTCAGGTCGCTGCGGGTGTCACAGGCTTTTCGGTCAGGCGTCTCGCAGCATTGGAGCCGGGGGCCGGATGGAACAGGACATCATCAGATTTTTTACAGACTCACAATTTCTGGGCATTTCGCTCGCTAACTGGCTACTCGCTGTCTTTGCTTCGACCATCAGCTTTGTGCTGGTGCGGGGTGTTATCGGCTTTGTGCTGAGAAAGATGCGTGCGCGACCCGCTGCGCCGAGTACGCACATGAGCTATATCGTGGTGCAGGTGTTGTCGGGCACCAGTAACACCTTGTTGCTGCTGGCATCGATTTTGATCGGGGTCGGCATGCTCGATCTGCCCGAGCGTTGGCTTGGGCGGGTCAGCAGCCTGTGGTTCGTGGTCGCAGCCTTGCAGGTCGGATTGTGGGCGAACCGAGCGATTGCGCTGGCGCTGCAGCGCTACTTCGTTCGACACAACACCAGCGGGACTTTTCAGGGCAGTGCCCTCGCGACGTTGACTCTGTGGGGGGGCGAAGGTGTTGCTGTGGGCCACCGTGGTCATGGCGATGCTGTCGAACGTCGGGGTCAATATCACGGCGTTCGTCGCCAGTCTCGGCGTGGGCGGCATCGCGGTGGCGCTGGCCGTGCAGAACATTCTTGGCGATGTGTTCGCGTCGTTGTCGATTGCCGTGGACAAGCCATTCGAGATCGGCGATTTCATTGTCGTCGGCGAGCTGGCGGGCACTGTGGAGCATATCGGTCTGAAGACCACCCGCATTCGCAGTCTGGGCGGCGAGCAGATTGTAATGGCCAACGCGGACATGATCAGCAACACCATCCAGAACTACAAACGCCTGCAAGAGCGGCGCATCGTTTTCGATTTCAGGCTGACCTATGACTGCTCGGTCGATCAGGTGCGGGAAGTGCCGAAGAAGGTCGAGCAGATCATCAATGCGCAGAAACTGGCGCGCTTCGACCGTTCGCATTTTCGGGGTTTTGGCGAGACATCACTGGAGTTCGAGACTGTCTTCATCGTTCTCGACCCCAGCTACAACGTCTATATGGATGTGCAGCAGGCCATCAATCTCGAGATCATGGAAGCCTTTGCCGAGATGGACGTGCGCTTCGCGTTCCCGTCGCGCACGGTGTACGTGGCGTCCTTGCCACCCGTGAAGACCTCACGGCACACCGCGCTGGAAGCTGCCGACGCCAATGCGTAAGCAGTAGTATCAGGCTGGAAAATGCAGCGCGTTGGTCAGGTCGCCCATGGGCGCCTGGCCGCGCGCGACCATGGCGTCGTCGCGGCGCTTCAGGCCGTCGAGTTTTTCCAGGCCATGGACGCGGGTGATCAGGCGCAGGATCGAGGCGGTGTCATAAACCGTGTGGTCGACCTTGCCCTTGCGGGCGAACGGTGAGATGACCAGCGCCGGAATACGTGTGCCGGGGCCGAAGCGGTCGCCTTTCGGCGGTGCGACGTGGTCCCACCAGCCGCCGTTTTCGTCCACGGTGACGACAATCACCATGTTGTCCCACTGCGCGCTGTTGCGC
It includes:
- the ligA gene encoding NAD-dependent DNA ligase LigA — translated: MKAVETRILELRAELDQHNYRYHVLDEPSIPDVEYDRLFHELKALEAENPHLVTPDSPTQRVGSAALSAFTQVRHEMPMLSLGNAFEENDLREFDRRVTEGLDLPAGDLFGAGSTVEYSCEPKLDGLAVSLLYRDGALVRGATRGDGTTGEDISVNVRTVRNIPLKLQGKGWPEVLEVRGEVFMSKAGFERLNASQLEVGGKTFANPRNAAAGSLRQLDSKITANRPLEFCCYGLGQTSAEIADTHIGVLNALKKWGMPVSRELKLANGVEECLAYYKDIGERRLSLSYEIDGVVFKVNSLAAQRELGFRAREPRWAIAHKFPAMEELTELLDVEFQVGRTGAVTPVARLKPVKVAGVMVANATLHNMDEVARLGLMIGDTVIIRRAGDVIPQVVQVVAERRPQTAKPVEVPQTCPVCGSQVERTQLVKRSKGKETISEGAVYRCVGRLACGAQLKQAIIHYVSRRAMDIEGLGDKTIEQLVDEKLIGSPADLYTLKYEQIIDLEGFAEISSNKLLKAIADSKQPTLARFIYALGIPDVGEETAKVLARSLASLDRVKQALPEVLTYLPDIGLEVAYEIHSFFEDEHNRNVIDALLGECGLQLQDQGELGAEFAASTTLEGLIDKLHIPSVGPGAAQKLAEKFDTLEAIISADWLDMRQALPEKQAKSVRDFFDANANAERARAIEAQLKDFGMHWRSEKKAVEGLPLAGQTWVLTGTLERMSRDVAKEKLESLGAKVSGSVSAKTHTVVAGPGAGSKLTKANELGLTVLDEEALLKRLTELGVAVD
- a CDS encoding GNAT family N-acetyltransferase, with translation MQTRLVGYEDLTHTQRQQLDQLEVTREQTQFSGDIYTALNTLLVNPSPNVRGFVLLADEKPVGFFLLKRGDCLPHWAGKELAATLHALQIDHRQQGKGLGKACLQALPAALRLKWPDITHMMLSVDADNSAAIGLYTGQGWMDTGEAYRGRIGFERRLVLTL
- a CDS encoding zinc-binding metallopeptidase family protein is translated as MYRFFEQLSSRITAPFGGETKRNSKVWQCTCGQSVFFPNSQCLACSAALGYLPEQGRVATLEAGPAPTTWRLSDEPGAGLYRRCANLDTPAACNWLFPEHNAGEFCVACSLNRTIPDLSIAENGERWRKVETAKRRLVAQLISLGLQVIPKSVDEETGLAFDFVGVDLEGKLPTTGHANGLITLNIEEADDAHREAMRVQMHEPYRTLLGHFRHEVGHYYWDRLIADTRWQEGYRNLFGDERASYADALDHHYKNGAPDNWQESFVSAYATMHPWEDWAETWAHYLHMMDAVDTALGFGMSARDMELDYQPFPLDVLYDPQHPGGPAFLSFVNAWIELASMLNELSRSMGQPDFYPFVLPPAVIAKLHFIHLVIQDTGGKADEVLQAQ